The following proteins are co-located in the Paraphotobacterium marinum genome:
- a CDS encoding M14 family zinc carboxypeptidase produces the protein MSIDSPSITFIGGIHGLERIGCQLILSFLNGLIQKCYWNSVLLDSLRKITINFIPMANPAGIYFKRRGNIHNVDLMRNAPIDSKEKTAWLVGGHRISSYLPWYRGKKNVIEIENETIIDYVKKYLFPRPFNLILDCHSGFGLHDRIWFPYAKSKKYPISDIGKLFYLRKMFFLSHPHHNYIFEPQSQHYLCHGDLWDYLYDLSQSSNRIILPLTLEMGSWAWIKKNPLQIFNSLGFFHPIKNHRIKKVINNHNILFNFLIDIVMNYSNWYENSHLPLYRKKAMTKWYK, from the coding sequence ATGTCTATTGATAGCCCGTCAATTACTTTTATTGGTGGGATACACGGCCTAGAAAGAATTGGTTGTCAATTAATTTTATCTTTTTTAAATGGACTGATCCAGAAATGTTATTGGAATTCAGTTCTTTTGGATAGTTTAAGAAAAATAACTATCAATTTTATCCCGATGGCAAATCCAGCGGGTATTTATTTTAAAAGAAGAGGTAACATCCACAATGTGGATTTAATGAGAAATGCCCCGATCGATAGTAAAGAAAAAACAGCTTGGTTAGTTGGAGGACACCGAATTTCAAGCTATCTCCCTTGGTATAGAGGAAAAAAAAATGTTATTGAAATTGAAAATGAAACAATAATAGATTACGTGAAAAAATATTTGTTTCCTCGCCCTTTCAACTTAATTCTCGATTGTCATTCGGGATTTGGTTTACACGATAGGATTTGGTTTCCATACGCTAAAAGTAAAAAATACCCCATATCAGACATAGGCAAACTTTTTTATTTACGTAAAATGTTTTTTTTAAGTCATCCACATCATAACTATATATTTGAACCACAGTCACAACATTATCTATGTCATGGTGATTTATGGGATTATTTATATGATTTATCTCAAAGTAGTAATAGAATAATACTTCCACTTACTTTAGAAATGGGCTCCTGGGCATGGATAAAGAAAAATCCATTGCAAATTTTCAATAGCTTGGGTTTTTTTCATCCTATTAAAAACCATAGAATAAAAAAAGTTATAAATAATCATAATATTCTTTTTAATTTTTTAATTGATATTGTAATGAACTATAGCAACTGGTATGAAAATAGTCATTTACCACTATATAGAAAAAAGGCAATGACAAAATGGTATAAATGA
- a CDS encoding alpha/beta fold hydrolase, translated as MKVTLVLLRGLMRDKRHWRSFILALEKHKHFNVFCIDLPGTGELSHIKSPSNIESCAKYLNKNIPHFGMPVYIIGLSMGGMVASEFMKIQNKNRIFGIFIINSSNGAFNKFYQRLNFKSLLLIPFFLILSAKYQEKLIAYLTSNNSKIVQNEIQYWFIYRKQRKITTLNFLRQLYASSHYKQYLKPSENIVFIGSKKDRLVNFNCTEKWAKAWQSKYYIHETAGHDIPLDDPIWLIKILQSEYIRLNKD; from the coding sequence ATGAAGGTAACATTAGTTCTCTTAAGAGGTTTAATGCGTGACAAACGACACTGGCGTAGCTTTATATTAGCATTAGAAAAACACAAACATTTTAATGTTTTTTGTATTGATTTACCTGGTACAGGAGAGCTTTCTCACATAAAATCACCTTCAAATATAGAAAGTTGTGCTAAGTATCTAAATAAAAATATTCCTCATTTTGGTATGCCCGTTTATATTATTGGTCTTTCAATGGGGGGAATGGTTGCATCAGAGTTTATGAAAATACAAAATAAAAATAGAATTTTTGGGATTTTTATCATTAATAGTAGTAATGGTGCATTTAATAAATTTTATCAAAGACTAAATTTTAAAAGTCTTTTATTAATACCTTTTTTTCTAATTCTAAGTGCTAAATATCAAGAAAAATTAATAGCTTATTTAACTTCTAATAATTCTAAAATTGTACAAAATGAAATTCAATATTGGTTTATTTATCGAAAACAAAGAAAAATCACGACCTTAAATTTTTTAAGACAGTTATATGCAAGTTCTCATTATAAACAATATTTAAAACCCTCAGAAAATATTGTTTTTATTGGCTCAAAAAAAGATCGCTTAGTTAATTTTAACTGTACAGAAAAATGGGCTAAAGCTTGGCAATCAAAATATTATATACATGAAACAGCTGGACATGATATTCCCTTAGATGATCCCATATGGTTAATTAAGATTTTACAATCAGAATACATCAGACTCAATAAAGATTAA
- a CDS encoding LysR family transcriptional regulator — MKLDDLNLFRIIVENGTFTAASRKTQIPVATLTRHIQALEDSLNIRLLNRHARKLTLTDAGTKFYNETSPLIHLAIETAENIVDEFKGAAGKIRIGASTNLANNFLEELLFEFLKEHSSISIDLQVCNDNEQMDVMDWDVMFTTGSMKDSSLIARKIFTSKLIMVASPKYLESSKPVKEPIDLHQHRLLKQKNRIRWSIENKDLNQHVVIAGKPSFVSSEMNAIKSACLDNTGIALLPDKFCYESLINKQLIQVLPEWSQNDIESYIVYNHRENQPQKLKLFIDFVIRYTQKRKLD; from the coding sequence ATGAAATTAGATGATTTAAATTTATTTAGAATAATTGTTGAAAATGGAACTTTTACAGCAGCTTCAAGAAAAACACAAATTCCAGTGGCAACCCTTACTAGACATATTCAAGCACTTGAAGATTCGCTCAATATCCGACTTTTAAATCGACATGCTCGAAAACTTACATTAACAGATGCAGGAACAAAGTTTTACAATGAGACCAGTCCATTGATCCATTTAGCTATTGAAACTGCTGAAAATATTGTTGATGAGTTTAAGGGCGCTGCTGGAAAGATTAGAATAGGGGCTTCAACAAATTTAGCAAATAATTTTCTTGAAGAATTATTATTTGAGTTTTTGAAGGAACATTCATCAATTTCAATTGACCTCCAAGTTTGTAATGACAACGAACAAATGGACGTGATGGATTGGGATGTGATGTTCACTACCGGTTCAATGAAAGACTCCTCATTAATCGCAAGGAAAATATTTACTTCTAAACTTATTATGGTTGCTAGTCCAAAATACCTAGAAAGCTCTAAACCAGTTAAAGAGCCTATTGATTTACATCAGCACCGACTACTTAAGCAAAAAAACAGAATTAGATGGTCTATTGAAAATAAGGATTTGAATCAACATGTTGTTATTGCCGGCAAACCAAGTTTCGTAAGTTCTGAAATGAATGCAATTAAATCAGCATGTCTTGACAATACCGGAATTGCATTGTTACCAGATAAGTTTTGTTATGAAAGCCTAATAAACAAACAGTTAATCCAAGTTTTGCCAGAATGGTCTCAAAATGATATTGAATCCTATATTGTTTATAATCACCGTGAAAATCAACCACAAAAACTTAAACTTTTCATTGATTTTGTTATTAGATATACTCAAAAACGCAAATTGGATTAG
- a CDS encoding aspartate/glutamate racemase family protein, translated as MKTIGILGGMHWRDTLEYYTNINTEVVNSVGIQHSARLCIQTIDYEHLSNIIEKDSWDEAIDYLIGISKLIELGGADFLIISSDVNHKIENKIQKSIYIPVLSLVDALANNLQHINVKKVCFIGDRNLMENSYYLNQLQSKFNIKTHIIPKVLRCELFKEDLSTLEIDTILSKMVNNCLAVNVKTIITNDNLILNSIKKINSEMDIININYVHAQEAVKVAIGDEKI; from the coding sequence GTGAAAACAATAGGTATTCTTGGTGGCATGCATTGGAGAGATACATTAGAATACTATACTAATATTAATACTGAAGTAGTCAACTCTGTAGGCATCCAACATTCAGCAAGGTTATGTATTCAAACCATTGATTATGAACATTTATCAAATATTATTGAGAAAGATTCTTGGGATGAAGCAATCGATTATTTAATTGGTATTTCTAAACTCATTGAATTAGGTGGTGCTGACTTTTTAATTATAAGTTCTGATGTTAATCATAAAATTGAAAATAAAATTCAAAAATCTATTTATATTCCAGTCTTAAGTTTGGTTGATGCATTAGCAAACAACCTACAGCATATCAATGTAAAGAAGGTATGCTTTATAGGGGATAGGAATTTAATGGAAAATAGTTATTATCTTAATCAGCTCCAATCAAAATTTAATATAAAGACTCATATCATTCCAAAGGTTTTAAGATGTGAGTTATTCAAGGAAGACTTATCAACACTTGAAATCGATACTATCTTATCAAAAATGGTGAATAACTGTTTAGCTGTAAATGTGAAAACAATCATCACCAATGATAATTTAATATTAAATAGTATTAAAAAAATTAACAGTGAAATGGACATAATTAATATTAATTATGTCCATGCTCAAGAAGCTGTGAAAGTTGCGATCGGTGATGAAAAGATTTAG
- a CDS encoding DUF502 domain-containing protein, whose amino-acid sequence MIKKIWSGLINLLPMVILIWILYSIFVAFNNVGLMLLKTIHIHSLFPGEGFVITSFILIIFGLIFSFSPILWCYSKVEHLIIKFPIIKIVYNSIKDFTSLINNKDEHNQRQTVLVRQSNGTYMVGFLMSDETPKQINALNMEKELVPVLYQLSYQIAGITVLVDKKDLIPLEWSFEEAMKFNLTAGINPNKDDNSH is encoded by the coding sequence ATGATAAAAAAAATTTGGTCAGGGTTAATTAATTTATTACCAATGGTAATTTTAATATGGATTCTTTATTCCATTTTTGTTGCATTTAATAATGTAGGTTTAATGTTGCTAAAGACAATTCATATCCATTCACTTTTTCCTGGAGAAGGGTTCGTAATAACTTCATTCATATTGATAATTTTTGGTTTGATTTTTTCTTTTAGCCCAATATTATGGTGTTATTCAAAAGTTGAACATTTAATTATAAAATTTCCTATAATTAAAATTGTTTACAATAGCATAAAAGATTTCACCTCACTGATTAATAATAAAGATGAACATAACCAAAGGCAAACTGTTTTAGTAAGGCAGTCTAATGGAACTTACATGGTTGGTTTTTTAATGTCTGATGAAACGCCAAAACAAATCAATGCACTAAATATGGAAAAAGAGCTTGTGCCTGTATTGTATCAGCTAAGTTATCAAATCGCTGGAATTACTGTTTTAGTTGATAAAAAAGACCTTATTCCTTTGGAATGGTCTTTTGAAGAAGCAATGAAATTTAACCTTACAGCAGGAATCAACCCGAACAAAGATGATAATTCTCATTAA
- a CDS encoding AmpG family muropeptide MFS transporter produces the protein MITNVEPKSTNKIQIIFNKKMLSMLLLGFSSGIPLQVTGNSILLWFSQNGFSIEKVGFLILLSSPYSYKFLWAPFIDYLKLPFLDKRRSWIILTQILLFLGFLSFAFLNPQISPTVIIIIAIGVSFFSATQDIAIGAYQVEVLDSNQRALGSSLYVLGYRVAMWASGAVSLIIAGIYSWKLAFLFTAFLMIFGIIGLIIAPVIKNSEVLERKTFLNSVYLPFKEFLTRVDYKTGLILLFIIITYKLSDQIAFALNTIFFTKGLGYSLVEIAIAYKTTSLFASIAGTIIGGLLMTKYSLFRCFFTFCILMAIANLLYYSLALMDKNISYLTFCVFIEYFIGGLGTSALLAMILSLCNKSLSATQMALLTSIDSIGRTSLGGWVGLFVANFGWANLFLMSTSIGLFISFIIFISKKSIEKMTFK, from the coding sequence ATGATAACAAACGTTGAACCTAAAAGTACAAATAAAATTCAGATCATATTTAATAAAAAAATGCTTTCAATGTTACTTTTAGGTTTTTCATCAGGTATACCTCTTCAAGTTACAGGGAACAGTATTCTTCTATGGTTTTCCCAAAATGGTTTTTCTATAGAAAAAGTTGGATTTCTAATTTTATTATCATCACCGTATTCATACAAATTTTTATGGGCACCTTTTATAGATTATTTGAAGCTGCCTTTTCTAGATAAACGAAGAAGCTGGATTATATTAACTCAAATTTTATTGTTTTTAGGTTTCCTATCATTTGCCTTTTTAAATCCACAAATTTCACCTACGGTTATTATCATAATAGCGATTGGCGTAAGCTTTTTTTCTGCGACGCAAGATATAGCTATTGGCGCCTACCAAGTTGAAGTTTTAGATTCTAATCAAAGAGCTTTAGGGAGCTCCTTATACGTTTTAGGTTATAGAGTAGCTATGTGGGCCTCAGGAGCAGTATCATTAATAATTGCTGGCATCTATTCTTGGAAATTGGCTTTTTTATTTACAGCATTTTTAATGATTTTTGGAATAATTGGATTAATCATTGCTCCAGTCATAAAAAACAGTGAGGTGTTAGAAAGAAAAACATTTTTAAATTCTGTTTACTTACCATTTAAAGAGTTTTTAACTAGGGTTGATTACAAAACAGGATTAATCCTGCTTTTTATCATTATTACTTATAAACTATCCGATCAGATAGCTTTTGCTCTGAATACAATTTTTTTTACTAAAGGTTTAGGCTACAGCTTAGTTGAAATCGCTATTGCTTACAAGACAACCTCTCTATTTGCAAGTATTGCTGGAACTATAATTGGTGGTTTGTTGATGACAAAATATAGCTTATTTAGATGTTTCTTTACCTTCTGCATTCTGATGGCTATTGCTAATTTATTATACTATTCACTAGCATTAATGGATAAAAACATTTCCTATTTAACCTTTTGTGTTTTTATTGAATATTTTATTGGAGGCCTTGGAACTTCGGCTTTATTGGCAATGATATTAAGTTTATGTAATAAATCTTTATCCGCAACTCAAATGGCTTTGTTAACATCTATAGACTCAATTGGTAGAACTTCATTAGGTGGTTGGGTAGGTCTATTTGTTGCGAACTTTGGCTGGGCTAAT